In a genomic window of Lacrimispora sp. BS-2:
- a CDS encoding carbohydrate ABC transporter permease translates to MKTGYKERRIAATVVYHVFTFLLACVMIYPLVWMVMSSFKNSNEIFRTAAKLLPDKFSLENYRIGWQGFAGYRFGTFFKNSFIIAGLSTVGAVVSSAIVGYGFARIDFKFKNFWFACMLLAMMLPFQIIMIPQYIIFNKMGWVGSYLPIIVPQFFGQGFFIFLNVQFIKGIPIDLDEAARMDGCTIYSIFIRIILPLVKPSLVTSAIFSFMWRWDDFMTALLFLSDPLKYPVSYALKMFSDPTAGSDWGAMFAMATFSLIPIFIIFLTMQKYLVEGIASTGIKG, encoded by the coding sequence ATGAAAACAGGATACAAAGAAAGAAGAATAGCCGCTACAGTGGTTTATCATGTGTTCACCTTTCTGCTGGCATGTGTTATGATATATCCCCTTGTGTGGATGGTGATGAGTTCCTTTAAGAACTCCAATGAAATATTCCGGACTGCTGCCAAACTGCTGCCTGATAAATTTTCCCTTGAGAACTATCGCATAGGCTGGCAGGGGTTTGCCGGCTACCGTTTTGGCACATTTTTTAAAAATTCCTTTATCATTGCAGGTCTTTCCACTGTTGGGGCGGTCGTTTCTTCCGCCATTGTAGGCTATGGATTTGCCCGTATTGATTTCAAGTTTAAAAATTTCTGGTTCGCATGTATGCTGCTTGCCATGATGCTTCCGTTCCAGATCATTATGATTCCCCAGTATATCATTTTTAACAAAATGGGATGGGTGGGAAGCTATCTTCCCATCATTGTACCTCAGTTTTTTGGCCAGGGCTTTTTCATTTTCTTAAATGTGCAGTTCATAAAGGGAATCCCCATTGATTTAGATGAGGCTGCCAGAATGGATGGATGCACCATATACTCCATATTCATAAGGATCATCCTTCCTCTCGTTAAGCCTTCTCTGGTGACCAGTGCCATCTTCTCCTTTATGTGGAGATGGGATGATTTCATGACGGCCCTCCTTTTCTTAAGCGACCCTCTGAAATATCCGGTCAGCTATGCGCTTAAAATGTTTTCTGATCCAACAGCCGGTTCTGACTGGGGCGCAATGTTTGCAATGGCAACCTTTTCCCTGATTCCTATTTTTATAATTTTCTTAACCATGCAGAAATATTTGGTGGAAGGAATTGCTTCCACAGGAATTAAAGGGTAA
- a CDS encoding sugar ABC transporter permease translates to MIPKRKKSFSQVMNTPKVAGYVFILPFIIGFLAFLAVPMIFSLGFSFTRYNILKSPVFIGLENYKTMFTADPKFWKVFGVTMYYVLFSVPLRLLMALLVAMLLVKSTRLSGFYRAVYYLPSIIGSSVAVAILWKRLFASDGVINAILKIVGLPSDIAWLGRADTAIWTLIILAVWQFGSSMLIFLSGLKQIPISLYEAATVDGANSFQRFFKITIPMLTPTIFFNLINQLINGFMAFTQSYIITQGKPRDTTLFYTVYMYQNSFTYNKLGYGCAMAWFMVFVVGLLTFVLFKTQKKWVYYESEG, encoded by the coding sequence TTCCCAGGTAATGAACACACCGAAGGTTGCAGGATATGTATTTATCCTGCCCTTCATCATAGGCTTTCTTGCCTTTCTGGCCGTTCCGATGATTTTTTCTTTAGGGTTTTCGTTTACCAGATACAATATTTTAAAATCGCCGGTTTTTATAGGTCTGGAAAATTACAAAACCATGTTTACAGCGGATCCAAAATTCTGGAAAGTATTTGGCGTGACCATGTACTATGTTCTGTTTTCGGTTCCCCTCCGGCTTCTCATGGCTTTACTTGTAGCCATGCTGCTTGTGAAAAGCACCAGATTGTCCGGTTTTTACAGAGCTGTTTATTATCTTCCTTCTATCATTGGCTCCAGTGTGGCTGTTGCCATTCTCTGGAAGCGGCTGTTTGCCAGTGACGGTGTGATTAATGCAATTTTAAAGATCGTTGGTCTGCCCTCCGACATTGCATGGCTGGGAAGAGCGGATACCGCGATCTGGACCCTGATTATCCTTGCTGTCTGGCAGTTCGGTTCTTCCATGCTCATATTTTTATCCGGTTTAAAGCAGATTCCCATAAGTCTTTATGAGGCGGCTACCGTAGATGGTGCAAATAGTTTTCAGCGTTTCTTTAAGATCACGATTCCAATGCTGACACCGACGATTTTCTTTAACCTCATTAACCAGCTGATCAACGGCTTCATGGCATTTACCCAAAGCTATATTATTACCCAGGGAAAACCCAGGGATACCACACTGTTTTATACAGTATACATGTACCAGAATTCCTTTACGTATAATAAGCTGGGCTACGGCTGTGCAATGGCATGGTTCATGGTGTTCGTTGTTGGGCTTTTGACCTTTGTACTTTTCAAGACACAGAAGAAATGGGTATATTATGAATCAGAAGGGTGA